The sequence below is a genomic window from Nocardia fluminea.
CGTCGCGGGGATCGCGTTGTATGCCAACCCCGATCGCGGCGAGCTCGAACCGGTCTTTCCTGGGAGGCCGGGCCAGATCGTGCCCGACCCCGCACCCGGCACGTCGGGAGCTGCGGTTTCGACCGTGCAGGTCCTCGCGGCCCCCGCGGGGGGTGCGGGCATCGCCACCACCGACCAGGGATACGGAGCACTGGTCGGGCGGGTCGCCGATATTTGTAGCGACGGCGACCTCGCCTGCTCCGCTCCAGGTCAGGCCGCGGTCCTGCGGTTGGGGGCGCAGGTCTTCGCCCAAGCGGACCTGACCAACCCCCTCGCAGCTTTGTCCACTCTGGGTGCGTCGCTCTCGGAGGCGCTCGGTGAGGCATGGAACACCGTGATTCTTAACGACTTTCAGGTGGGCGCGGGAGGGGTCGACTATGCGCCGCAAGTTGATCTGGGGCAGCGGCTGGTCGATGCCGGTGACCCCCGCACATCCGTCACGGATCCGGGTGCGGCAGCTGCGCGATGGAATGAGATCAGCGCGACGGTCATGGCGAATCCGCTGGTGCTGTTGCCGAGGTTGCTCGCCCAGCTCGGTGGCGCGTGGGGCCAGCTCGCGGCCGAGAACGCCGAGCTGGTCAACCCCGCGACGTGGTTGCGGTTCGCCGACACGGTCGGGCGCCACAACGGCTATGCCTTGACCGGCCAGTTGAACTCGGGCATCGCCTGGATGATCGCCCTCGCCCACGACATCGCGGGATCGCGCTCATGACCAGCACCGGGGCGGACGAGTTCCGCGCGAACACCACGATCGGGCCCGGCACCCCAGGCAAGATCCTGCGCACCCGCGAGGTCATCGTGCCGCACATCGCCGGTCTGCGGCGGGCATGGCAGGTGATCTACACAACCAAAACCAGTTCTGGCATCCCGGTCCCCGCCTCAGGCATCGTGCTCGAGCCGGCACCGCCGACCGGTGGTGCGGTGATCAAACCCCCCTTGGTGGTGTACTGCCCAACCTTTCACGGCCTCGGTGGTCGGTGCGCTCCCTCTCAGCTGCTGGTCGAGGGCAACGAACCCGACACGAGCAGCATCGCCGCCGCGCTCGTGCAGGGATGGACGGTCGCGGTGCCCGACGGGATCGGCCTGGGCATCCACGGCGCCGGACCCCACCATTTCCTGGCAAAGCAGGCGGGCGCACATGCGGTGCTGGACCTGGCTCGCGCTGTCGGGTCCCAGCCTGCCGACGGCACTATCGAGGGTCCGGTAGCGGTCTGGGGCTACGCCGACGGAGGCCGGGTTGCCGCCGCAGCCGCAGAGTTTCAGCCCGCCTACGCTCCCGAGCTCGATCTTCGCGCAGTCGCGGCCGGTGCGGTAATCCGCGATCCCGGTGCGCTGATAAACAGCCTCGACGGCGGACCATGGTCGGGCCTGGCATTCGCCGGCATGGTCGGACTGGGCCGGGCTTACGCGCACCTTCCGGTCGATCACCTACTCACCGACCTCGGCGTGCGCGCGGTCCGCGCGGCTTCCGAGCTCGACCTGGCGACGTTGCTGGTGGAGTTTCTGCATCCCCTCGCTACATGGTGTGAGCGCCCCGACCCCTGGAACGACCCGGTCTGGAACTACGTCCTCACCCACGAAACCCTGGGCACCTTTACACCCTTGGTGCCGATCCACCTGTACCACGGGCTGCTCGACGGGCTGGTGCCGATCGAGTCCGGACGCGAACTGTTCGCCGAGTACAGCTCCCGCGACGTCGCGGTGTCCTGGTCGGAATTCGACGTCACCCACCTCGGCGCAGCTGACCTCGGAGTCCCTGACGTCCTGACCACCTTCCGGGCGGGATTCGCCAGACCACCACGCCATCAAGGCCCCAACCCGACCAACTGACGCGCCTGCCCGCGCCACCCCCTCCGGCGCGGGCAGGCCGAGCCCACTCGCTCGACACCGAAAGGAAGCCGAATCCGATGAACCACAACACCACTCAGCGCAGAGCCTGCGCGATCGCGGCCGCATGGCTGACAGTGACGGTCATCGGCGCGGCACCAGCCCTGGCCGAGCCCACCACCAGCCCACCTCGCCCGTCGACGACATCGGGCGAACCTGCAACCTCGGCCTGTCCTGCCTTGTACGTGCTGGGCGTGCAGAACGGTGAGGAAGGCGCCGCCACCACCGTCGACACCGGCGATACCGGGGTGCTGGGCCAGGCCTTCGGGCGGATGGCCACCACAGTCGGCGCGGCGATCGCGCGGTCCTACAT
It includes:
- a CDS encoding cutinase family protein, yielding MTTSAAGHVAAVVAAMVGAAVLTASSPAAPAVAVPINGCPALFILGVQGTGQSSPTADPLADTGVVGSLIGPVANAVPALVQRAYIGYDAGFGGIVPGGGSDPYVSSVSGARANLDSAARHVAQVCPDTMLAGIGYSQGAQAMASFARDVGAGNGPVAAERVAGIALYANPDRGELEPVFPGRPGQIVPDPAPGTSGAAVSTVQVLAAPAGGAGIATTDQGYGALVGRVADICSDGDLACSAPGQAAVLRLGAQVFAQADLTNPLAALSTLGASLSEALGEAWNTVILNDFQVGAGGVDYAPQVDLGQRLVDAGDPRTSVTDPGAAAARWNEISATVMANPLVLLPRLLAQLGGAWGQLAAENAELVNPATWLRFADTVGRHNGYALTGQLNSGIAWMIALAHDIAGSRS
- a CDS encoding lipase family protein, which encodes MTSTGADEFRANTTIGPGTPGKILRTREVIVPHIAGLRRAWQVIYTTKTSSGIPVPASGIVLEPAPPTGGAVIKPPLVVYCPTFHGLGGRCAPSQLLVEGNEPDTSSIAAALVQGWTVAVPDGIGLGIHGAGPHHFLAKQAGAHAVLDLARAVGSQPADGTIEGPVAVWGYADGGRVAAAAAEFQPAYAPELDLRAVAAGAVIRDPGALINSLDGGPWSGLAFAGMVGLGRAYAHLPVDHLLTDLGVRAVRAASELDLATLLVEFLHPLATWCERPDPWNDPVWNYVLTHETLGTFTPLVPIHLYHGLLDGLVPIESGRELFAEYSSRDVAVSWSEFDVTHLGAADLGVPDVLTTFRAGFARPPRHQGPNPTN